A genomic region of Fusarium oxysporum Fo47 chromosome VI, complete sequence contains the following coding sequences:
- a CDS encoding kinase-like domain-containing protein produces the protein MAATVAPSHAGGLPSSSGIPAPSHSANSHSHAQDAPSGPTSPTPSPLPQTRKFNLRDFRRVRTLGTGTFARVCLVRPAATAHIPLDHQLNPEVYALKILRKPEVIRLKQVDHVRHERAILADVAGHPFITNLIASFSDQDSLYMLLDYVPGGELFTYLRKLRRFEESVARFYAAEIVLVLEYLHEQQGGIAYRDLKPENLLLDQEGHIKLVDFGFAKRLGYREDNRPVETYTLCGTPEYLAPEVIQNKGHTGAVDWWALGILIYEFLTGYPPFWHQNPIEIYKQILEKPVVFPQDPPLSEEAKDIIRSFCTVDRSRRLGNISGGAARVKAHPFFHDTNWDDIFNRRQKGPIQPPIRYPGDAQCFDVYPEDDGSREPYGREMAEKYDPYFADF, from the exons ATGGCTGCGACCGTTGCGCCCTCACATGCTGGTGGCCTACCATCGTCATCGGGAATCCCTGCGCCCTCGCATTCCGCAAACTCTCACTCACATGCCCAAGATGCTCCGAGTGGACCAACATCTCCCACCCCAAGTCCATTACCACAAACCCGCAAATTCAATCTTCGCGACTTCAGACGAGTTCGCACACTAGGGACAG GAACATTTGCTCGGGTCTGCCTCGTCCGTCCCGCCGCAACTGCGCATATCCCCCTTGACCATCAACTCAACCCCGAAGTCTACGCCCTCAAGATCCTACGGAAACCAGAAGTCATCCGTCTCAAACAAGTCGATCATGTCCGACACGAACGCGCTATTCTCGCTGATGTTGCAGGTCATCCTTTCATCACAAACCTAATCGCCTCCTTTTCCGACCAAGATTCGCTCTACATGCTGCTCGACTACGTTCCTGGGGGAGAGTTGTTCACATATCTTAGAAAGTTACGACGCTTCGAAGAATCTGTCGCACGCTTCTACGCCGCCGAGATTGTTCTTGTTCTGGAGTACTTGCATGAGCAGCAAGGAGGTATTGCCTATCGAGACCTTAAACCTGAAAACCTGCTTCTGGATCAAGAGGGCCACATCAAGCTTGTTGATTTTGGCTTTGCCAAGCGACTTGGCTACCGTGAAGATAACCGCCCTGTCGAGACATACACCTTGTGCGGGACACCTGAGTATCTCGCCCCCGAGGTCATCCAAAACAAAGGTCACACAGGCGCAGTTGACTGGTGGGCACTGGGCATTCTAATATATGAATTCTTGACGGGGTATCCTCCTTTCTGGCACCAGAACCCCATCGAGATCTACAAGCA GATACTAGAAAAGCCCGTTGTCTTTCCCCAAGACCCCCCCTTATCAGAAGAAGCTAAGGATATAATACGGTCCTTCTGCACCGTCGATCGTTCTCGGCGCCTTGGTAATATAAGCGGCGGTGCAGCACGTGTGAAAGCCCACCCTTTCTTCCATGACACCAACTGGGATGACATTTTCAACCGTCGACAAAAGGGCCCCATCCAGCCCCCGATACGATATCCGGGCGATGCACAATGTTTCGACGTCTACCCCGAGGACGACGGATCTCGCGAGCCTTATGGCCGCGAGATGGCGGAGAAATATGACCCATATTTCGCTGACTTCTAA
- a CDS encoding Endonuclease/exonuclease/phosphatase, giving the protein MTPPSIDLLYLTFNCAKNLLDIPVFGSHLQTAFRQNATGLPEVVVLSLQEVAPLAYSFIGGYFLNPYLSRYEQAINIAAQHIIDDISSRNSETVNTTPTALPSKPYTLVRAKNVGYTAIMLFAREPSRLKNIQEAEVGFGAAEIGNKGAVGLRMLYEADGGSSELTFVATHLAAMEWNLPRRNANWAAIMRGMAFENPEVVVNSYKTSVTPSPASTPPAEDEPERTRLLDNEHNEQHSQLQQQLHNISVFRPSSFLFVAGDLNYRISTTSPPPSATFPSLDPESENYYPDFFRLDQLTRERNAGRTLHGLSEHEVRFPPTYKYDVLPPRPGTREPELDVPWKFAVHRYPGWTDRILFLDVPSWLKKGNSQDPKFNVRAYDCLPVLRMSDHRPVFLRIDVPLISPSDMAPPSDLDRGVSKDPRARLPMEIDPEAWERRAAARRKEVMAGWSMYLWSTKQGVCILATVLAFGAGYIAAGKHSNIMYAKT; this is encoded by the exons ATGACGCCCCCTTCTATTGACCTCTTATACCTCACGTTCAACTGTGCCAAGAATCTTCTCGATATTCCCGTCTTCGGCAGCCATTTGCAAACCGCCTTTCGTCAAAACGCAACTGGTTTACCAGAGGTTGTTGTTCT CTCGCTACAGGAGGTGGCACCCTTGGCGTACTCCTTCATTGGTGGTTACTTCTTGAACCCATACCTCTCACGATACGAACAAGCCATCAATATCGCCGCTCAACATATTATTGATGATATATCGAGTAGAAATAGCGAGACTGTCAACACTACGCCCACCGCCCTCCCCTCGAAGCCATACACACTTGTGCGAGCCAAAAATGTTGGCTACACCGCCATAATGCTCTTCGCTCGCGAGCCTTCGAGGCTAAAGAATATTCAAGAGGCGGAAGTTGGGTTTGGGGCCGCTGAGATAGGGAACAAGGGCGCTGTCGGTCTACGCATGCTTTATGAAGCTGATGGTGGCTCATCTGAGCTGACTTTTGTCGCAACACATCTGGCGGCTATGGAATGGAACTTACCCCGGCGTAATGCCAACTGGGCTGCTATAATGCGTGGTATGGCTTTTGAAAACCCAGAAGTGGTTGTGAATAGCTACAAGACCTCTGTCACCCCATCTccagcctcaacaccacccgCCGAAGACGAGCCCGAGCGTACGCGCCTCCTCGATAATGAACACAACGAGCAACACTcacaacttcaacaacagtTGCACAACATCTCCGTTTTCAGGCCCTCATCATTCCTCTTTGTTGCCGGCGATCTAAATTATAGAATATCCACCACGTCCCCGCCCCCTTCCGCTACATTCCCCAGTCTAGATCCGGAGTCGGAGAACTACTATCCAGATTTTTTCCGTCTCGATCAGCTTACCCGTGAGCGTAACGCTGGCCGCACTTTACATGGGTTATCAGAGCACGAGGTGCGCTTCCCACCGACTTACAAGTACGATGTGTTACCACCACGACCTGGCACGCGAGAGCCCGAGCTTGACGTGCCCTGGAAATTTGCGGTTCATCGCTATCCAGGTTGGACAGATCGGATCCTATTTCTCGACGTACCTTCATGGCTCAAAAAAGGGAATAGCCAGGACCCCAAGTTCAACGTTCGTGCTTATGACTGTCTTCCAGTACTGCGTATGAGCGATCATCGTCCAGTGTTCCTACGTATCGACGTGCCCCTCATTTCACCGAGTGATATGGCCCCGCCGTCAGACCTGGACCGTGGTGTAAGCAAGGACCCTCGGGCCCGACTCCCTATGGAAATTGACCCAGAGGCCTGGGAGCGCCGGGCCGCCGCACGCCGTAAGGAGGTCATGGCAGGCTGGAGCATGTACCTCTGGAGTACTAAGCAGGGTGTCTGTATCCTAGCCACAGTACTCGCTTTTGGTGCAGGT TATATAGCAGCAGGCAAGCACTCAAACATCATGTATGCAAAAACGTAG
- a CDS encoding kinase-like domain-containing protein produces MTTMDLRVGNKYRIGRKIGSGSFGDIYLGTNIISGEEIAIKLESVKAKHPQLEYEARVYKSLAGGVGIPFVRWFGTECDYNAMVLDLLGPSLEDLFNFCNRKFSLKTVLLLADQLISRIEYIHAKSFIHRDIKPDNFLMGIGKRGNQVNVIDFGLAKKYRDPKTHFHIPYRENKNLTGTARYASINTHLGVEQSRRDDMESLGYVMLYFCRGSLPWQGLKAATKKQKYDRIMEKKMTTPTEVLCRGFPNEFAIYLNYTRSLRFDDKPDYSYLRKIFRDLFVREGFQYDYVFDWTVYKYQKNAQAIAQAAGQANPEDEEKARASRTNAATAGQSAAKPNAIPSTRRKMLERGSGAGVDTPDTNRAIGGSDRM; encoded by the exons ATGACGACCATG GATCTTCGCGTCGGTAACAAGTACCGTATCGGTCGAAAGATCGGTTCAGGTTCTTTCGGTGATATCTATCTGGGCACCAATATCATCTCCGGTGAGGAGATCGCCATCAAACTTGAGTCcgtcaaggccaagcacCCGCAACTGGAGTATGAGGCTCGTGTGTACAAGTCTCTTGCTGGTGGCGTTGGAATCCCGTTTGTTCGCTGGTTTGGTACCGAGTGCGACTATAATGCCATGGTTCTCGACCTTCTCGGCCCCAGTCTGGAGGATCTCTTCAACTTTTGTAACCGAAAGTTTTCCTTGAAGACGGTTCTTCTCCTGGCCGATCAGCTCATTTCTCGAATCGAATACATTCACGCCAAGTCTTTCATCCACCGAGATATCAAGCCCGACAACTTCCTCATGGGTATCGGCAAACGAGGTAACCAAGTCAACGTTATCGATTTCGGTCTTGCCAAGAAGTATCGCGACCCCAAGACTCACTTCCACATCCCCTACAGAGAGAACAAGAATCTGACAGGTACTGCGCGCTACGCCTCCATCAACACCCACTTGGGTGTCGAGCAATCACGACGTGATGATATGGAGTCCCTTGGTTACGTTATGCTCTATTTCTGCCGCGGCTCTCTCCCTTGGCAGGGCCTGAAGGCCGCcaccaagaagcagaagtaCGACCGCATTatggaaaagaagatgaCTACCCCTACTGAGGTTCTCTGCCGTGGATTCCCCAATGAGTTCGCAATCTACCTCAACTACACTCGATCTCTTCGATTCGACGATAAGCCTGATTACAGCTACCTCCGCAAGATCTTCCGCGACCTCTTTGTTCGTGAAGGTTTCCAGTATGATTATGTTTTCGACTGGACAGTCTACAAGTACCAGAAGAACGCGCAGGCTATCGCACAGGCTGCCGGTCAGGCCAACCCTGAAGACGAGGAAAAGGCCCGTGCCAGCCGTACCAACGCCGCTACTGCCGGCCAGTCTGCTGCTAAGCCTAATGCCATTCCCAGCACTCGTCGCAAGATGCTTGAGCGAGGCTCCGGTGCTGGCGTCGATACTCCCGACACCAACCGTGCCATCGGTGGAAGCGACAGGATGTGA